The DNA region TGTGTGACTTGGTGTTCAGGGAAGATTTTTAAATGATTAAATCTACTTCGTCATTTTGGCGGTAGTTGTTCTTGTCTTTGATTTAGACTAGTAAATATTCGGTGAGAAGGAAGTTGGGGCAAAATTTTCATTGACAGTGTACCAAAGATTAGTACATTTGAACTAGACGAGGTTCTGAAATGGCTTGGAAAGTTGCCATTCCAAAAAAAACAGTTAAACAAATTGGCCAATTACCGCAACGGGTTCAAAAAACACTCACATTACTGGTTACCGAAATTGAAAATGGAGGTCCAATAAGAGGGAATTGGCCCAATTATGGCAAGTTGACGAGGTATACCCATCATTGCCATTTGAAAAAAGGTAATCCGACCTATGTCGCTGTTTGGCGAGAGGTCGAAGGCGAGATTAAATTGGTGGAGGTGACATATGCAGGCACGCACGAGAAAGCCCCGTACTGACGACACGTTGTTCTACGTTTCTTGTCCCCCTAGTAAGGTTAAGCAGGCAAGAGATTTCCTGAAGCAGATTGGTTGCCAGGTGAATGATGATGTCGATGCGAAGGAAGTCTTCCCTGATCGCGCCCCTGGTACTCTTTTGGCTGGCGCTAGGTATCGTGAAGATATTACCCAGGTTCAGTTGTCTGAGGAGTCCGGCATTCCGAGGCGTCATATTTCCGAGATGGAGAATGGAAAGCGTCCGATTGGCAAGAGTAATGCCAAGAAGCTCGCCGGTGTCCTGAATATTGATTACAGGATTCTTCTGTAGATTTAGCTTCTTGTGTTAAGAAGACTTAACCCGTCCCACCTTGTTGGTAGGACGGGTTTTTTAGGCGATGGTACCGGGAGCGGGAATCGAACCCGCACGATCATCAATGATCTCCAGATTTTAAGTCTGGTGTGTCTACCAAGTTCCACCATCCCGGCTTGAGGTGTGTTTCAGTATCCCGCAAATTGGCGGGGAGTCAATGGTTTTGGCTACCTGAACAAATCCAGGTAGTTTCGGTAGAGCCGGGGGCTGACTCGGGAGTATGGATCGAAATCCGAGATCAATTCCAGGCCCGGAATGACGGCTCGGGTGACCGGGATATTCAGGTCCTTGCGTGTCAAGTCAACATAGGCCGGTGTGTAGCCGTTGGCCATGAGGGTGTTTTCCAGGACCATGAGATCGCCGTCAGCACTGCCGGTGGAGTGGTCGGGCAGGTCTTCGAGTCTGCGGGTTTCCAGTCCTTCCGGGGCCGGGCCGCTCTTGGGGCCGGGGTAGGGATAGGCGGTTTCCGTCATGGCCGAGACCAAGGCTGCCCTGCCGTTCAGATCGCAACCGCCGCCCTTGTTCACGTCTCCGTGTTTGCCCAGTACCACGGACTTATAGCAGGGCACGCCCAGCTCTGTGGTCATGTCCATGAACCAGACATCTATGCCGTCATTCTTGTAGTCATTCAGGAGTTTGCCGATTTCCGGGTCGTGGGTTTCGATGCGGAAGCATTGTTTGGGATCAAAGAGCATGGTGGCGTCCGAGTCCCGTTCGATGACTTCTGTCAGTGCGGAAACCTTTGCTTCAGCCATGGTATTTCCGGAGGCCAGACCTGTGGAACCGAGGGCGCTGAACAGGCTTTGCTCGTCCAGATTGCAAAACAGAAAAATGAACTGGGCCGGGATCAGGATGGGGCTGACGCCGCCTTTGCCATCGGGGCAGTGACCTTCCAGCCAATGGAGTTTCTGTCCGGCATACGGTACTTCCAACCGGATATCGTGGGGATTG from Pseudodesulfovibrio sp. S3 includes:
- a CDS encoding cytotoxic translational repressor of toxin-antitoxin stability system, producing the protein MAWKVAIPKKTVKQIGQLPQRVQKTLTLLVTEIENGGPIRGNWPNYGKLTRYTHHCHLKKGNPTYVAVWREVEGEIKLVEVTYAGTHEKAPY
- a CDS encoding helix-turn-helix transcriptional regulator; the encoded protein is MQARTRKPRTDDTLFYVSCPPSKVKQARDFLKQIGCQVNDDVDAKEVFPDRAPGTLLAGARYREDITQVQLSEESGIPRRHISEMENGKRPIGKSNAKKLAGVLNIDYRILL